Proteins encoded in a region of the Rhizobium sp. CC-YZS058 genome:
- a CDS encoding glycosyltransferase family 2 protein, whose protein sequence is MRPSDYLAPQPLARAETAPCSPTRPSDSFSAEQIEEGRTLLRLGVAGGMVATLMWQAQARGTSVHREALASGLVDEAALFEAMAKDLGLPFRREIDPNQVSTPHHLDSQLRRPEMLRVYSADQPPMTVIAPTLAIFPRLKARLASRPALASMLSIASPSLLRDTAWRAGEQQRLQQATDTLFRTDPDLSARVLWRGWQGFLLGLGLAVSLSSLVLAPFGWILAVHGLLTSVYCLQFLLRVSAFAATRRGQPAPRIAEGERLPVYSILVALHDEAAVVPQLIAALNALSWPRSRLDIKLVCEADDAATLRAVAAQRLGPDYEVVLVPPSHPRTKPKALQYALPGVRGDYVTVYDAEDRPHPDQLREALAAFRTLPAEVACLQAPLVVSNARSSWLSALFAVDYAGLFRALLPLLAKLEAPLPLGGTSNHFKTDPLRAVGGWDPFNLTEDADLGMRLHRLGYRTGVLSLPTLEDAPVTLPVWLGQRTRWYKGWLQTYIVMMRKPGRLLAELGPRAFLLAQVTIGGMLLSALGHPLILAFVAYLLFVLSTGSSLIGRTMSSTLLVIDLFNLFGSYAITIGLGLGAMQRVEKRAVGWRWLLVPAYWLTISAAAWSAVRDLRRRPTAWQKTPHRPAEKSDVGHGLE, encoded by the coding sequence ATGCGTCCTTCAGACTATCTCGCCCCACAGCCGCTGGCCAGAGCCGAGACCGCACCCTGCAGCCCGACACGACCGAGCGACAGCTTCTCGGCCGAGCAGATCGAGGAAGGTCGGACCCTGCTCCGCTTGGGCGTGGCCGGCGGCATGGTTGCGACGCTGATGTGGCAGGCCCAGGCCCGCGGCACGAGCGTGCATCGGGAAGCGCTGGCGAGCGGTCTTGTCGACGAGGCCGCCCTTTTCGAGGCAATGGCCAAAGATCTCGGCCTGCCATTCCGGCGAGAGATCGACCCCAACCAGGTCTCCACCCCGCACCATCTCGACAGCCAGCTTCGCCGACCGGAAATGCTGCGCGTCTATTCGGCCGATCAGCCGCCCATGACCGTCATCGCCCCGACGCTCGCCATTTTTCCGAGGCTGAAAGCGCGGCTGGCCTCCCGACCGGCGCTGGCATCCATGCTCTCGATTGCATCGCCCAGCCTCCTGCGCGACACCGCCTGGAGAGCGGGTGAGCAGCAGCGGCTGCAACAGGCCACCGACACGCTGTTTCGCACCGATCCCGATCTCAGCGCCCGTGTTCTCTGGCGGGGGTGGCAGGGCTTCCTGCTGGGTCTTGGTCTCGCCGTTTCGCTCAGCAGCCTCGTCCTCGCCCCCTTCGGCTGGATTCTCGCCGTCCATGGTCTGTTGACGAGCGTCTATTGCCTGCAATTCCTGCTGCGCGTTTCGGCCTTTGCCGCCACGCGCCGCGGCCAGCCTGCGCCCCGCATTGCAGAGGGAGAGAGGCTGCCTGTCTATTCCATTCTGGTGGCACTTCACGACGAGGCCGCCGTGGTGCCGCAGTTGATCGCCGCACTGAACGCTCTCTCCTGGCCTCGCTCCCGGCTGGACATCAAGCTGGTCTGCGAGGCGGATGACGCAGCGACCCTTCGGGCAGTGGCGGCACAGCGGCTCGGCCCCGACTATGAGGTCGTGCTGGTGCCGCCGTCGCACCCCCGCACCAAGCCCAAGGCGCTGCAATATGCCTTGCCCGGCGTGCGCGGAGACTATGTCACCGTCTATGATGCCGAAGACCGCCCGCACCCCGACCAGCTGCGCGAGGCATTGGCCGCGTTTCGCACCCTGCCGGCGGAGGTGGCCTGCCTTCAGGCGCCGCTCGTCGTCAGCAATGCCCGCAGCTCCTGGCTGAGCGCTCTCTTTGCGGTCGACTATGCCGGGCTTTTCCGTGCCCTCCTGCCGCTGCTGGCAAAACTCGAAGCGCCCCTGCCGCTCGGCGGCACGTCCAACCACTTCAAGACGGACCCGCTGCGCGCGGTGGGCGGCTGGGACCCGTTCAACCTGACCGAGGATGCGGACCTTGGAATGCGCCTGCACCGACTGGGGTACCGCACCGGCGTGCTCAGCCTGCCGACGCTGGAGGATGCGCCGGTGACCCTGCCTGTCTGGCTTGGGCAGCGCACCCGCTGGTACAAGGGCTGGCTGCAGACCTATATCGTGATGATGCGCAAACCGGGTCGGCTCCTGGCCGAACTCGGCCCCCGCGCCTTCCTCCTCGCGCAAGTGACGATCGGCGGCATGCTGCTCTCTGCGCTCGGCCACCCGCTCATTCTGGCTTTCGTCGCCTATCTGCTCTTCGTTCTCTCGACGGGCTCCTCGCTGATCGGCAGGACGATGTCCTCCACTCTGCTCGTAATCGACCTTTTCAATCTTTTCGGCAGCTATGCCATTACCATTGGCCTTGGGCTGGGGGCCATGCAACGGGTGGAGAAGCGGGCCGTGGGATGGCGCTGGCTCCTGGTGCCGGCCTACTGGTTGACGATTTCCGCTGCAGCCTGGTCCGCCGTCCGCGACCTCCGCCGCCGCCCCACCGCCTGGCAAAAGACGCCGCACCGCCCGGCGGAGAAAAGCGACGTCGGACATGGCCTTGAATGA
- a CDS encoding M10 family metallopeptidase C-terminal domain-containing protein: MMTTVQTRTLASARTFVETIGINVHVGQSGTAYADPTKVAAALGYLGVDLVRTHLPSYASGLASINVLAKNGIKFDFTPVPHLTEQTVDVAGFIAGLEALEKVYPGSVAAIEGPNEVNIYAVSVGGVKSIASAAEVQKQLYSAVKQSEILKDIPVYNVSIGATNADLFKQLGDLSSFTDYANSHAYAMSTSNISAALEYLIDFAKISAPDKPVVITEAGYNTLESYWYNGVSEIVQAKYTLDTLMSAFDQGVAKTYLYELYDFQPDLRPSSANSHYGLFNADGTPKLAATAIHNLTTILSDNEYATTSLGNEDFTYCLKGMPFRGQDLVLGKTNGSVDLVVWSEPIIWSQLSQSAIVAPTSTVTVTFGSVEGRVDVYDPLLGTSIIATYYGVSEIKVDISDHPLIIEVNATATSTADSRTFAGNNTMIGGQSADLLRGYAGDDTLYGNAGNDRIHGSIGADLLYGGSGLDTFVYNSITESTVSSGGRDTIFDFTKGDRIDLRVIDANFGAAGNQSFTFVGEDVFHGLAGEVRYETSSSQAKIYGDINGDGQADFSIVLQNVTKLSEGDFLL, encoded by the coding sequence ATGATGACGACTGTTCAGACCAGGACACTTGCCTCGGCACGAACTTTTGTTGAGACCATTGGTATCAATGTTCATGTCGGACAGAGTGGAACGGCCTATGCCGATCCTACAAAGGTCGCTGCGGCCCTTGGCTATTTGGGTGTCGATCTTGTGCGCACTCACCTGCCTTCCTACGCATCCGGCCTTGCCAGCATCAATGTTCTCGCGAAGAACGGCATCAAGTTCGATTTCACGCCGGTGCCGCATTTGACCGAGCAAACTGTGGACGTTGCCGGTTTTATTGCCGGGCTCGAGGCGCTGGAGAAGGTTTATCCAGGCAGTGTCGCAGCGATCGAAGGGCCGAACGAAGTCAATATCTATGCGGTCAGCGTGGGTGGAGTGAAATCGATTGCGTCAGCCGCCGAGGTTCAAAAGCAGCTCTACAGCGCTGTAAAACAGTCAGAAATCCTGAAAGACATCCCAGTCTACAATGTGTCGATCGGCGCAACAAATGCCGATCTTTTCAAGCAGCTCGGTGATCTTTCCTCATTCACGGATTATGCGAATTCGCATGCATACGCGATGTCGACCAGCAATATTTCCGCAGCTCTGGAGTACCTCATCGACTTCGCAAAAATTTCTGCGCCCGACAAGCCGGTCGTTATAACGGAAGCTGGTTACAACACGTTGGAGAGCTACTGGTACAACGGCGTGAGCGAGATCGTTCAAGCTAAGTACACGTTGGACACCCTGATGTCGGCCTTCGATCAGGGGGTCGCGAAAACCTATCTCTATGAACTCTATGATTTCCAGCCGGACTTACGCCCCAGTAGTGCAAACAGTCACTACGGTCTTTTCAATGCTGACGGCACGCCGAAATTAGCTGCCACAGCAATACACAACCTAACAACTATTCTGTCCGACAATGAATACGCGACCACTTCACTCGGCAATGAAGATTTTACCTATTGCTTGAAGGGGATGCCGTTCCGGGGACAAGATCTCGTTCTGGGCAAAACCAATGGATCCGTCGATCTGGTGGTCTGGTCGGAACCGATCATCTGGAGCCAGCTATCCCAGTCCGCGATCGTTGCCCCGACCTCGACAGTAACTGTCACCTTTGGTTCGGTTGAGGGGAGAGTTGACGTCTACGATCCGCTCCTCGGCACGTCGATCATCGCCACGTATTACGGTGTTAGCGAGATCAAGGTCGATATCTCCGATCATCCGCTGATCATCGAAGTCAACGCCACGGCGACATCCACAGCTGACAGCAGGACTTTTGCCGGTAACAACACCATGATCGGTGGTCAAAGCGCTGATCTCCTGAGGGGGTATGCTGGCGATGACACGCTGTATGGCAACGCGGGCAACGATAGAATTCATGGCTCGATAGGTGCAGACTTGCTTTACGGTGGCAGCGGTCTGGACACGTTCGTTTACAATAGCATCACAGAATCGACAGTCTCTTCGGGCGGACGCGATACCATTTTCGACTTCACCAAGGGGGACCGAATTGATCTCCGCGTCATCGATGCGAATTTCGGTGCGGCTGGAAATCAGAGCTTCACGTTCGTCGGCGAGGATGTCTTCCACGGCCTCGCTGGTGAGGTACGCTATGAAACGTCGTCGTCACAAGCGAAGATTTACGGCGACATCAACGGAGACGGTCAGGCTGACTTCTCGATCGTTTTGCAAAACGTGACGAAATTATCAGAAGGCGACTTTCTTCTTTAG
- a CDS encoding 2'-deoxycytidine 5'-triphosphate deaminase codes for MTRDNGILADGAIEGLFASGALISEAPLDPDQIQPASLDLRLGATAFRVRASFMPGPGHLVADKLDRLKLHVVDLSDGAVLETGCVYIVPLMERLDLPAAMSASANPKSSTGRLDIFTRVITDRAQEFDKIPAGYRGPLYLEISPRTFPVIVRRGSRLSQIRFRVGQALLSEAELLDLHARETLVASEAPNVSGGGIALSIDLKGTGPDGLIGYRGKHHTAVVDVDKKAGHGIYDFWEPLYARGSDELILDPDEFYILVSREAVHVPPLYAAEMTPFDPLVGEFRVHYAGFFDPGFGHELAGGRGSRAVLEVRSHEVPFILEHGQIVGRLVYEHMLERPRSLYGLGAGSNYQAQGLKLSKHFRAE; via the coding sequence ATGACGCGCGACAACGGCATTCTGGCGGACGGCGCGATTGAGGGCCTGTTTGCAAGCGGCGCGCTGATCAGCGAGGCACCGCTCGATCCCGACCAAATCCAGCCGGCGAGCCTGGATCTGCGCCTCGGCGCCACGGCCTTCCGGGTCCGCGCCAGCTTCATGCCGGGCCCTGGCCATCTGGTCGCCGACAAGCTCGACCGACTGAAGCTGCATGTGGTGGATCTGAGCGATGGCGCCGTGCTCGAAACGGGCTGTGTCTATATCGTTCCACTCATGGAGCGGCTCGATCTGCCGGCCGCCATGTCGGCCTCCGCAAATCCGAAGAGCTCGACCGGCCGGCTCGACATCTTCACCCGCGTCATCACCGACCGGGCGCAGGAGTTCGACAAGATTCCCGCCGGCTATCGGGGACCGCTCTACCTTGAAATCTCGCCGCGCACCTTCCCGGTCATCGTTCGGCGCGGCTCCCGCCTGTCGCAGATCCGCTTTCGCGTTGGCCAAGCCTTGCTGAGCGAAGCCGAACTTCTCGACCTCCATGCCCGCGAAACGCTGGTTGCCAGCGAAGCCCCCAACGTGTCCGGCGGCGGCATCGCGCTCTCGATCGACCTCAAGGGCACGGGTCCCGATGGGCTGATCGGCTATCGCGGCAAGCACCATACGGCGGTGGTCGATGTCGACAAGAAGGCCGGCCACGGGATCTATGACTTCTGGGAGCCTCTCTATGCCCGCGGCTCCGACGAACTGATCCTCGATCCCGATGAGTTCTATATCCTCGTCTCCCGCGAGGCCGTGCATGTTCCGCCGCTCTATGCCGCCGAGATGACGCCCTTCGATCCGCTGGTGGGCGAATTCCGCGTTCATTATGCAGGCTTCTTCGATCCGGGCTTCGGTCATGAATTGGCCGGCGGCCGCGGCAGCCGTGCGGTGCTCGAGGTTCGCAGCCACGAGGTGCCCTTCATCCTCGAACATGGGCAGATCGTCGGACGCTTGGTCTATGAGCATATGCTGGAACGTCCCCGCAGCCTCTACGGCCTCGGCGCCGGCTCCAACTACCAGGCCCAGGGCCTCAAGCTTTCCAAGCATTTCCGCGCCGAATAG
- a CDS encoding O-succinylhomoserine sulfhydrylase, which translates to MSNSWRPATQLVHGGTTRSNHGETSEAIFLTQGFVYETSAAAEARFKGETDGFIYARYGSPTNDMFEKRMCMLEGAEDARATASGMAAISAAILCQLKAGDHIVAARALFGSCRWVVETLAPKYGIECTLVDGRFIENWEKAVRPNTKVFFLESPTNPTLEVVDIAAVAKLADSVGGKLVVDNVFATPLLQKPLELGAHVVVYSATKHIDGQGRCLGGVILSSKDWIDEHLHDYFRHTGPSLSPFNAWTLLKGIETLPLRVGQQTANAALAADFLADQAQVARVIYPGRKDHPQAEIIARQMKGGSTLVCFELKGGKEAAFALQDALKIIRISNNLGDSKSLITHPATTTHKNLTDEARAELGISPGTVRLSLGIEDGADLVEDLAQALRSVSA; encoded by the coding sequence ATGAGCAATTCCTGGCGCCCGGCCACTCAGCTCGTTCATGGCGGAACCACGCGCTCCAACCATGGCGAAACCTCCGAAGCGATCTTCCTGACACAAGGCTTCGTCTACGAAACCTCTGCGGCTGCCGAAGCGCGGTTCAAGGGCGAGACGGACGGCTTCATCTATGCCCGCTATGGCAGCCCCACCAATGACATGTTCGAGAAGCGCATGTGCATGCTGGAGGGTGCGGAGGATGCGCGCGCCACCGCCTCCGGCATGGCCGCGATCTCGGCCGCCATTCTCTGCCAGCTGAAGGCGGGAGACCATATCGTCGCGGCCCGTGCGCTTTTCGGCTCCTGCCGCTGGGTCGTGGAAACCCTGGCGCCGAAATACGGCATCGAATGCACGCTGGTCGACGGGCGCTTCATCGAGAACTGGGAAAAGGCGGTTCGTCCCAATACCAAGGTCTTCTTCCTGGAAAGCCCGACCAATCCGACGCTGGAAGTGGTCGACATCGCCGCAGTGGCGAAACTCGCCGACAGCGTCGGCGGCAAGCTGGTCGTGGACAATGTCTTTGCGACGCCGCTGCTGCAGAAGCCGCTGGAGCTCGGCGCTCATGTCGTCGTCTATTCGGCCACCAAGCACATCGACGGCCAGGGCCGGTGCCTGGGCGGCGTCATCCTTTCGTCCAAGGACTGGATCGACGAGCATCTGCACGATTATTTCCGCCATACCGGCCCGTCCCTGTCGCCCTTCAACGCCTGGACCCTGCTGAAGGGCATCGAGACGCTGCCGCTGCGCGTCGGGCAACAGACGGCCAATGCCGCCCTGGCAGCCGATTTCCTGGCCGATCAGGCACAGGTGGCGCGCGTCATCTATCCGGGCCGCAAGGACCATCCGCAGGCCGAGATCATCGCCCGCCAGATGAAGGGCGGCTCGACGCTCGTCTGCTTCGAGCTGAAGGGCGGCAAGGAAGCGGCTTTTGCCCTGCAGGACGCGCTGAAGATCATCCGCATCTCCAACAATCTCGGCGATTCCAAGAGCCTGATTACCCACCCCGCCACGACGACGCACAAGAACCTGACGGACGAAGCCCGCGCAGAACTCGGCATTTCGCCCGGCACCGTTCGCCTTTCGCTCGGCATCGAGGACGGCGCCGATCTGGTGGAAGACCTGGCACAGGCGCTGCGCAGCGTTTCGGCCTGA
- the apaG gene encoding Co2+/Mg2+ efflux protein ApaG: MYRALTRDIEVTVEPYYLEEQSDPDDGRYVWGYRIQIANHSSRTVRLMTRYWHITDENGQVDEVNGPGVIGEQPVLNPGESFEYSSGCPLDTPSGMMFGHYSMITADGETFTVDIPAFSLDAPGLTRTLN; the protein is encoded by the coding sequence ATGTACCGCGCGCTGACACGCGATATCGAGGTGACAGTCGAGCCCTATTATCTGGAAGAGCAATCTGACCCGGACGATGGTCGCTATGTCTGGGGCTATCGCATCCAGATTGCCAACCATTCCTCCCGAACCGTGCGGCTGATGACCCGCTACTGGCACATCACCGATGAGAACGGGCAGGTGGACGAGGTCAACGGGCCGGGCGTGATCGGCGAACAACCCGTGCTCAACCCCGGCGAAAGCTTCGAATATTCCTCCGGCTGCCCGCTCGACACACCCTCCGGCATGATGTTCGGCCACTATTCCATGATCACGGCCGATGGCGAAACCTTCACCGTCGATATTCCGGCTTTCTCGCTGGATGCACCGGGGCTGACGCGGACGTTGAATTGA
- a CDS encoding type II toxin-antitoxin system PemK/MazF family toxin has translation MEQAHDSDLWIAEFLAQIVAVDASHFPRRYKPVIRAAPRVGDVYWCAFNDRRDTALPEMWKTRPCVIVSRRNTLHGKVTVLPFSTARSNETDPMAIETSRAVQERLDNRRSWILCDHPCMVATSRLRQVRGQVPRLSSKELQSVLTLMSQALAAPLKDCS, from the coding sequence ATGGAGCAGGCCCATGATTCAGACCTCTGGATCGCCGAGTTTCTTGCCCAGATCGTCGCTGTGGACGCGTCTCACTTTCCCCGCCGTTACAAGCCGGTCATCCGCGCCGCGCCGCGCGTCGGCGACGTCTACTGGTGCGCCTTCAACGACCGACGGGACACCGCATTGCCGGAAATGTGGAAGACGCGACCGTGTGTGATCGTGAGCCGCAGAAACACCCTCCACGGCAAGGTCACCGTCCTGCCGTTCTCGACCGCACGCAGCAATGAAACCGATCCGATGGCCATCGAAACCAGCCGCGCTGTGCAGGAGCGCCTCGATAACCGTCGCAGCTGGATTTTGTGCGACCACCCCTGCATGGTCGCAACGAGCCGGTTGAGGCAGGTGAGAGGACAGGTTCCCAGGCTCTCCTCGAAGGAGCTCCAATCTGTCCTGACCCTGATGTCTCAAGCTCTCGCCGCGCCTCTCAAAGATTGCTCTTGA
- a CDS encoding Hsp33 family molecular chaperone, which produces MTQESHSLGQFDFAGDDHVVPFQVEGLDVRGRAVQLGPMLDAILERHNYPLPVARLVAETVVLTVLLGTSLKFEGKLIIQTKSNGPVDLVVADFSTPDRVRAYARYDEAALAQAVERGDTQPQDLLGEGILAFTIDQGAHTQRYQGIVPLDGASLEEIAGVYFRQSEQIPTKVRLGVAELLDRDENGKPRHRWRAGGMVAQFLPEAPERMRQPDLPGGDGAEDMPAEIDDLWDEARVMVETIDADELTDPMVGTERLLYRLFHERGVRVYPPQPVYDRCTCSRERLRDVLASLSQEEIDASLEDGAISVTCEFCSTTYRFEATEVRPQ; this is translated from the coding sequence ATGACGCAGGAGAGCCATAGCCTCGGCCAGTTCGATTTCGCCGGCGACGATCATGTCGTGCCCTTCCAGGTCGAAGGGCTCGACGTGCGCGGCCGCGCCGTCCAGCTGGGCCCGATGCTCGACGCCATTCTCGAGCGCCACAACTACCCGCTGCCGGTGGCCCGGCTGGTGGCGGAAACGGTGGTCCTCACCGTCCTGCTCGGCACCTCGCTCAAGTTCGAGGGCAAGCTGATCATCCAGACCAAGAGCAATGGTCCGGTGGATCTGGTCGTCGCGGATTTCTCCACGCCCGATCGCGTCCGCGCCTATGCCCGCTATGACGAGGCGGCGCTGGCGCAGGCAGTGGAGCGCGGCGACACCCAGCCCCAGGACCTGCTGGGCGAAGGGATTCTTGCCTTCACCATCGACCAGGGTGCGCACACGCAACGCTACCAGGGCATCGTGCCGCTCGACGGTGCCTCGCTCGAGGAGATTGCCGGGGTCTACTTCCGCCAGTCCGAACAGATCCCGACCAAGGTGCGGCTCGGCGTCGCCGAATTGCTCGATCGTGACGAGAACGGCAAGCCGCGCCATCGCTGGCGGGCAGGGGGCATGGTCGCCCAGTTCCTGCCCGAGGCGCCGGAGCGCATGCGCCAGCCGGACCTGCCGGGCGGCGATGGCGCCGAGGACATGCCGGCGGAGATCGATGATCTATGGGACGAGGCCCGTGTCATGGTCGAGACGATCGACGCCGACGAACTGACTGATCCGATGGTTGGCACCGAGCGTCTGCTCTACCGCCTGTTCCATGAGCGCGGCGTTCGGGTCTATCCGCCGCAGCCGGTCTATGACCGCTGCACCTGCTCGCGCGAACGGCTGCGCGACGTTCTCGCCAGCCTCAGCCAGGAGGAGATCGACGCCTCGCTGGAAGATGGCGCCATCTCGGTGACCTGCGAGTTCTGCTCGACCACCTACCGCTTCGAGGCAACGGAGGTGCGGCCGCAGTAG
- the argF gene encoding ornithine carbamoyltransferase — protein sequence MAETRHFLDLSAMTGEHLRAIIEDARERKAATKAGTAEKPLAGKMLAMIFEKPSTRTRVSFDVGMRQLGGETLFLSGTEMQLGRAETIGDTAKVLSRYVDAIMIRTTDHTRLMELAEHATVPVINGLTDATHPCQIMADIMTFEEHHGPVKGKTIAWTGDGNNVLHSFIEGSARFGYRMTMAVPLGSEPEDRFLNWARNNGGDVMLCHDAEKAVEGADCVVTDTWVSMNQEHRARGHNVFQPFQVNPALMQRADPKALFMHCLPAHRGEEVVDEVIDGPQSVVFDEAENRLHAQKSILAWCLGAL from the coding sequence ATGGCCGAGACCCGACATTTCCTCGATCTGTCCGCGATGACCGGAGAACACCTGCGCGCGATCATCGAGGATGCGCGGGAGCGAAAGGCGGCCACCAAGGCGGGCACGGCGGAGAAACCGCTGGCCGGCAAGATGCTCGCGATGATCTTCGAAAAACCGTCGACCCGCACCCGCGTGTCCTTCGATGTCGGCATGCGCCAGCTCGGCGGCGAGACACTGTTTCTCTCCGGCACGGAAATGCAGCTCGGCCGGGCCGAGACGATCGGCGATACGGCCAAGGTGCTGTCGCGCTATGTCGACGCCATCATGATCCGCACCACCGACCACACCCGGCTGATGGAGCTTGCCGAACATGCGACCGTGCCGGTCATCAACGGCCTGACCGATGCCACGCATCCCTGTCAGATCATGGCCGATATCATGACCTTCGAGGAGCATCACGGACCGGTCAAGGGCAAGACGATCGCCTGGACGGGCGACGGCAACAATGTGCTCCACTCCTTCATCGAAGGCTCGGCCCGCTTCGGCTACCGCATGACCATGGCCGTGCCGCTCGGCTCCGAGCCGGAGGATCGCTTCCTCAACTGGGCGCGCAACAATGGCGGCGATGTCATGCTCTGCCATGACGCGGAAAAGGCGGTCGAGGGCGCCGACTGCGTGGTGACGGATACCTGGGTGTCGATGAACCAGGAGCATCGCGCGCGCGGCCACAATGTCTTCCAGCCCTTCCAGGTCAATCCGGCCCTGATGCAGCGGGCCGACCCCAAGGCGCTCTTCATGCATTGCCTGCCAGCCCATCGCGGCGAGGAGGTGGTGGACGAGGTCATCGACGGTCCGCAGTCTGTCGTTTTCGACGAGGCCGAGAACCGGCTGCACGCGCAGAAATCCATCCTTGCCTGGTGCCTCGGCGCGCTCTGA
- a CDS encoding aspartate aminotransferase family protein encodes MTEATPLYDTYMRAPLRFERGEGVWLTTEDGNRYLDFAAGVAVNSLGHAHPHLVAALKEQAEKIWHLSNLYEIPGQEKLAARLTANTFADKVFFTNSGAEALECAIKTARRYQFSKGRPERFHIITFEGAFHGRTLATIAAGGQAKYLEGFGPKTPGFVQVPFGDLTAVKDAITDETAAILIEPIQGEGGIRLASKEFMQALRQLCDEFGLLLICDEVQCGIGRTGKLFAHEWSGVTPDIMAVAKGIGGGFPLGACLATAEAASGMIAGTHGSTYGGNPLAMAVGNAVLDVVLAEGFLEHVRDVALVFRQGLASLADRYPDVIAEIRGDGLMLGIKAVVPAADLLKAIRAEKMLAVPAGENVIRLLPPLVTSADEAREGLARLERAAEQLTRVEQQRASA; translated from the coding sequence ATGACCGAGGCCACGCCGCTTTACGACACCTATATGCGTGCGCCCCTCCGCTTCGAGCGCGGCGAGGGGGTCTGGCTGACGACGGAGGATGGCAACCGCTATCTCGATTTCGCGGCCGGCGTCGCCGTCAATTCGCTCGGCCATGCGCATCCGCATCTGGTCGCCGCGCTCAAGGAGCAGGCGGAAAAGATCTGGCATCTCTCCAATCTCTACGAGATCCCAGGGCAGGAGAAGCTTGCGGCGCGTCTGACGGCCAACACTTTCGCAGACAAGGTCTTCTTTACCAATTCCGGCGCGGAAGCCCTGGAATGCGCCATCAAGACGGCGCGCCGCTACCAGTTCTCCAAGGGCCGGCCGGAGCGCTTCCACATCATCACCTTCGAGGGCGCCTTCCACGGCCGGACGCTCGCAACCATCGCTGCCGGCGGCCAGGCGAAGTATCTCGAAGGCTTCGGCCCGAAGACCCCCGGCTTCGTTCAGGTGCCCTTCGGCGATCTGACGGCCGTCAAGGATGCGATCACCGACGAGACGGCGGCCATCCTCATCGAGCCGATCCAGGGCGAAGGCGGCATCCGCCTCGCATCGAAGGAATTCATGCAGGCGCTGCGGCAGCTCTGCGACGAGTTCGGCCTGCTGCTCATCTGCGACGAGGTCCAGTGCGGCATCGGCAGGACCGGCAAGCTCTTCGCCCATGAGTGGTCGGGCGTCACGCCGGATATCATGGCTGTGGCCAAGGGCATCGGCGGCGGCTTCCCGCTCGGCGCCTGCCTGGCAACGGCCGAAGCGGCCTCGGGCATGATCGCCGGCACGCACGGGTCTACCTATGGCGGCAATCCGCTGGCCATGGCCGTCGGTAATGCCGTGCTCGACGTCGTGCTGGCCGAAGGGTTCCTCGAGCATGTGCGCGACGTGGCGCTGGTCTTTCGCCAAGGTCTCGCCTCTCTGGCCGACCGCTATCCCGACGTGATCGCCGAGATCCGTGGCGACGGGCTGATGCTCGGCATCAAGGCCGTGGTGCCGGCGGCCGATCTCCTCAAGGCGATCCGTGCTGAGAAGATGCTGGCAGTGCCCGCGGGCGAAAACGTCATCCGCCTGCTGCCGCCACTGGTCACCAGCGCGGACGAGGCGCGCGAGGGTCTGGCCCGGCTGGAACGCGCCGCCGAGCAGCTGACCCGCGTCGAGCAGCAGCGCGCCAGCGCCTGA